The following is a genomic window from Hymenobacter chitinivorans DSM 11115.
TCTGGAAGATGAAGCCGGGCATGATACCTACTTTGCACTCCCCGGCCGTCATTACGCCGGGGCAGTTGGGCCCGATCATGCGCAAGCCTTCGCGGCCTTTGAGGTATTCCTTCACCGCAATCATGTCCTTGGTCGGGATGCCTTCGGTGATGGTCACGATAACCTTGATGCCAGCGTCGGCGGCTTCCATGATGGCGTCGGCGGCGAATGCCGGGGGCACAAAGATGATGCTGGTGTCGGCACCGGCTTTTTCAACGGCCTCCGCCACGGTGTTGAACACGGGCCGGTCGAGGTGGGTGCTGCCGCCCTTGCCGGGCGTTACGCCGCCAACCACGTTGGTACCGTACTCAATCATCTGCTGGGCGTGAAACGAGCCTTCGGAGCCCGTAAAACCCTGCACAATCACTTTGGAATCCTTGTTGACCAGAACGCTCATTCGGAGAAGTGTTAAAGGCTACTATCAATTTGGGGTGGTAACCAGCGGCCCTCGGGCTACCGGTGTGCAAAAGTAGCCTTTTTTGGGGGCGCGGCAAGCCGGCCGCGCAATCGGTTGTCAGCCAGAAAGGAGCCGGGTGGCAAGGGCCAGGAACCGGGCTGGTATTGGCTCAGCTACTGGCTGGGTTGATTGGTATTTTACGTGGCTCAACTAGAACTATTTGAATTTCAAGCGCTGTTGCTGTAGCTCAATCCACTTTTACCACTACCGCGCTATGAAAAAGATTCGCTACGCCTGGCTGCTGAGTTTATGGTGGTGCCTGGCTGCCTGCTCCGATAAAGACGAAGTTGGCCCCGGCAACCTGTTGAGCCTGCCCGACACCGGGATATCACGGCTGGAGACTACCCAGGACCTGGACCCGATTCTGCAGCAGATGGGCCCGGCGCGGTACGCCCTGCTGGGCGAAGCCTCCCACGGGACGGCCGAGTTTTACACTTGGCGGGCAGCTCTGAGTAAGCGTCTGATTCAGGAAAAAGGCTTCACCATGATTGCCGTCGAGGGCGACTGGCCCGCTATTTACGAGCTTAACCGCTACGTGCGGGGGCAAAGCTCGGCCGGCTCGGCGGTGCAGAGCCTACAAAGCTTGCACCGCTGGCCCACCTGGCTATGGGCCAACCAGGAAGTGGCCAACCTGCTGGAGTGGGTCCGGACGTATAACAAAACGCAGCCGGCCGCGCGGCAAGTAGGTTTCTACGGCCTCGACCTCTACAGCATGGTACAAAGCCTGGAGCAGGTCCGGACCGATTTTTCGGCGGCCGACCAGGCTACCCACGAGGCTGTAATCAATGCCTTGAGTTGCCTGGAGCCCTACCGCAGCAATGAGGAGGCCTATGGCACGGCTACGTTGCGCGGGGTTAGCTGCGCTACCGAAATCAACGCGGTGCTCACGGCGGTACGGGCCCGCCGCCAGGCCTTGCCCGCCACCGATGAAGCGGGCTTCAGTGCGGAGCAGAATGCTCTGTTGGCCGTAAATGCGGAGCGCTACTACCGAACGGCCGTGCAGGAAAGCGCCGGCTCCTGGAATATCCGGGACCAGCACATGATGGAAACCATCAACCGGCTGATGGACTTTCACGGCCCGGCCGCCAAAATCATCGTCTGGGCGCACAACACCCACGTGGGCGATGCCCGCTACACCGATATGGCCGCCCGGGGCGAGGTAAACGTGGGCCAGCTCACGCGGCAGCAGCACGGCGCCGAGGGAGTGTTTGTGGTGGGCAGCGGCACTTACCAGGGCACGGTGGTGGCCGCCCCGTTCTGGGGCGGTGCCACTACTATCATGCCCGTGCCGGCCGCTCCGCAGAGTTCCTGGGAAGGCGCGCTGCACGCCAAGGAGCCCCGCACCAAGCTAGTTATGCTCCAGGGCTGGCGCCAGGACCCGGCCCTGACCGAACGGCGCGGCCACCGGGCCATCGGGGTGGTGTATGACCCAGGGCAGGAAAGCGGTAACTACGTGCCCAGCGACTTGCCCAACCGCTACGACGCCTTTCTGTTCCTTGACCAAACCCAGGCTCTGCACCCGCTGCCTGCTACCGGCGGCCGGCCAAGCCCGGAAGGAGCGGAGCGCGTGGCGCAGCAGCACGCGGCAGCCAATTTCTAAGCGCTGCCGGCCGGTAGTGGGAAAAGCGGCACGGGGCTTCGGGCGCCGCCGGCAAATGCGTACCTTTGCGGTCCTCTCACTCAAAATAGAACTGCTTACCTCTCTCACAATGTATTTGAATCACATCGTTGAGGCCATCGGCAACACGCCACTGGTGAAGCTCAACAAAGTCACCGACGGCATCAAAGGTACGGTCCTGGCAAAGGTGGAGTACTTCAACCCCGGCAACTCGGTGAAGGACCGGATGGCCATGAAAATGATTGAGGACGCCGAAAAAGCCGGTATCCTAAAGCCCGGCGGCACCATTATCGAGGGCACCAGCGGCAACACCGGCATGGGTCTGGCCCTGGGCGCCATTGCCAAAGGCTACAAGTGCATCTTCGTGATGAGCGACAAGCAAAGCAAGGAGAAGCAGGACATTCTGCGGGCCGTAGGCGCCGAGGTAGTAGTGTGCCCCGTGGACGTAGCGCCCGAGGACCCCCGCTCGTATTATTCGGTGGCCAAGCGCTTGAGCCAGGAAACGCCCAACTCGTTCTACCCCAACCAGTACGACAATATGTCGAACACGGCGGCCCACTACGAAAGCACCGGCCCCGAAATCTGGAAGCAAACCGAGGGCACCATCACTCACCTGGCCTGCGGCGTGGGCACGGGTGGCACCATCTGCGGCACGGCCCAGTACATCAAGGAGCAGAAACCCGAGCTCGTAACCGTGGGCCTGGATACTTACGGCTCGGTATTTAAGAAGTACAAGGAAACCGGAATCTTCGACGAAAACGAAATCTATCCTTATAAGACCGAAGGCATTGGCGAAGATATTCTTCCCAAAAATGTTAACTTTGACCTGATTGACTTGTTTATCAAAGTCACCGACCAGGACGCAGCCGTGATGACGCGGCGGCTGGCCAAGGAAGAAGGCCTGTTCGTGGGCTGGTCGTGTGGCTCGGCAGTGCACGGCGCTTTGGAATACGCCAAAGAGCACTTGAAAGAGGAAGACGTGATGGTCATCATTCTCCCCGACCACGGCACGCGCTACCTCGGTAAAATCTACAACGACGACTGGATGCGCGAGCAGGGCTGGTTGTAACAGAATACCCCTGTTTGCGAATAGGCAGGGCTTACGCTTTCAACGGATACTGCTATGGGTAAGAAACTGCGCAATGTGGTGCTGGTCGACGACAACGAAACGACCAGCTTTCTGAACAACCGCCTGCTCAGCCGCCTCGACGTGGCCGATAAGGTCTATACCTTTTCCCGCGCCGAGCAGGCCTACGACTTCCTCTGGGGCAATGGCACCGACCGGGCCAGCTCCATGGAGCCCGATGCCCCGCAGCTGGTGTTCGTGGACCTGAAAATGCCCGGCATGGATGGTTTCGAGTTCCTGGAGCAGTACAGCCAACTGCCCGACGAAATCAAGGAAAAGACGGTTATGGCCGTGCTGACAACTTCTATGCACTCGGCCGATACGGCCCGGGTAGCTAAGTACGAGGGCGTGGAATACCTGGCCAAACCCCTGACCGAAGAAAAGATGCGCAAGCTGCTGGATAAGCGCTTCGTGACTATCTAAGCTCGAGTAGCTACAATAAAAAAGGCCGCTGCAAGTATTTGCAGCGGCCTTTTTTATTGGTTGTAAGCAGGCTGAGAAGCCCTACACCACAGCCTCCACGAAACGGAAGGCTTCCCCGTCGAACAGGCCTTTGTCGCTGAGCTTGAGGCTCGGAATTACCAACAAAGCCATAAATGACAGAGTCATGAAAGGGGCCCCGAGCGGGCTGCCCAGGCGTTTCGAGAGGGCATCGACGGCGGCGTAGGCTTCGGCCACGTGGTAGCCCGGCTGATCCGACATGAGGCCCGCTACGGGCAGGGGCAGCAGGATTTCTTCGCCGTCGGGGCTTACGGCGGCTAGGCCGCCCTTGGCTTCCATTACCAGCGTCACGGCCCGGGCCAGGCTTGCGTCGTCGCAGCCCACGGCGGTAATGTTATGCGAATCGTGGCCCACGCTGGAAGCCAGAGCGCCCCGCTTCAGGCCAAAGCCGGTGATAAAGGATACGGCCGGGGCAGCGGGCTGGTAGCGGTTCACCACGGTCAGCTTCAGGATGTCTTTGGCTACATCGGGCGCCACTAGGCCGTTTTCTACTTTGGCAGCCACATCGTGGCGGGCAGTGATAAGCTGGCCGTCGAAGCACTCGATGACGCGCACGGTGGCGGTGGGAGCCGGAGCCCGGAGCTCAAAGTCCTGGGCCGTGACGGGCTGGGCCCGGAAATTGTTGACCACGGCCACGGGTACGGAGGCAATGCGGGTTTCACCGTTTTCGGCTACCAGCACACCATCCAAATACGTTTGGCGCACCAGGAAATCCTGCAGGTTGTCGACGACGATAAAGTCGGCTGGGTCGCCTTCCCGCAGCAGTCCAACGGGCAACTTATAGTGCAGTACTGGGTTGAGGCAGGCCACGCGCAGCACCTTGAGCACATCCTGGCCCCGAGCCACGGCGCGCTGCACCAGCTGGTTGATGTGGCCCAGCACCAGCGTATCGGGGTGCTTGTCGTCGGAGCAGAACATCATATTCTCATAGTGCTCCGGCAACAGGTCAATCAGGGCCTCGAAGTTGCGGGCCGCCGAGCCCTCCCGAATCAGGATCTTCATGCCCACGCCTAGCTTGTCGAGAGCTTCTTCGGCCGTAAAGCATTCGTGGTCGGTGCTAATACCGGCTTCGGCGTAGCGGCGGGCATCCTCGCCGCGCAAGCCGGGCGCGTGCCCGTCCACGGGGCGGCCGTAGCGCTGGGCCAGGGCAATTTTCTCCATCACGTCGGCGTCGCGGTGCAGCACGCCGGGCCAGTTCATCATTTCGGCCAGGTAGCCGATTTCCGGGTTCTGAAACAGCTGCTCGATGTCCTGGGCCGTTATTTCGGCCCCGGCGGTTTCAAACGGCGTGGCGGGCACGCACGAGGGAGCCCCGAAGCAGAACTTAAATGGCACGCTGCGGCCACTTTCCAGCATGTATTCCACCCCGGCCACGCCCAGCACGTTGCCGATTTCGTGGGGGTCCGAGACGGTGGCTACCGTGCCGTGCGTGACGGCCAGGCGGGCAAACTCGGCGGGCACCAGCAGGGAACTTTCCACGTGCACGTGCGCGTCCACAAAGCCAGGTAGGGCGTAGGGCAGCGCCGCATCGGGCCCGGTGGCCGAATCCAGCGCAATGGCCCGCACCCGGCCCGCACTCACGTGAATAGTACCAGGCAGTATGGTGTTCGAAAACAAGTTGATAACGTTGGCGCGCAGGCTAAAATCGGCGGGCATAGGGCAGGGGGGAAGAAGGGCGAAAGTTGAGCTTGAGCAAAGGCGAACGGGTAAAGAACCGTATATTTGCCGAAAATCCGTGCCGGTGAGAAAGATTGTGACTTTGCTGTTGGCCGTCCTGATATCCGGGTCCGGCCTTGCTACGACGAGCTGCGCCCGCCGCACTACGCAGCAGAAAAAAACGGCTTCCTTTAAGCGCAAAGCCAAATTCGGCAAAACTCCCTGTCCCTGCGATAGTCACTAATCCGGGTGCGGCCCCGCTTCTTGGGCGCCGCTCCTGTTTTCCTGCCTGCTTCTGCGCTTCCGCCCCGTGAATTACTTCCGCGCCCCGACTTTTGTGCTTTCCAAATACCTGCTGGCGGCCTTGCTGGTGGTGGCCGGGCACTTCGTCGGGTGGGCGCAGCGGCGGCCCCACGCGGCCTTTATTCCGCCTACTTCCTACGACGAGCACACCCGCGACCCCACGCTGCGCTACGAGCCCGGCGGCCAGTCCGGCTCGTTCCGGGGCCTCGACGGGGCCTGGCACCCGGTACAGATAGCCGACTGGCTGCCCGACCGGGTGTATCTGAACGAGAGCGGCAACTATTACCGGGCCTACTCGCCGGAGGAAATGACGGCCTTCGTACTCAGCAACTCCGATACGGTAATCACGGTAGCCGGTATGGCGCCCGGCAAGCTGGGGCAGCTGTCCACCGCCTTTGGCCGGCAGCTATTTCGCGGTGCGGGCATGCAGCTCGTCGACGTGACGGACCCGGTAACGTCGCTGCTCAGTGTATTTATGCGCCCCCACAAGCTGTTGCTGCGCAAAAACGCCGGCGACTGGATTTTGCTGCCCAAGCAAAAATCGGTGCTGCAGCCGCTGTTGCTGACTCTGCTGGCCGACGACCCGGCGCTGGTGACCCGGCTGCAGGCCAAGCGCGTGGGCCGCTGGCAGGTGCACCGGCTGCTGCTTGAATACGCCGATTTTCGAACCACGCAATTTTTGCAAACGGCTGCTCAGCCGCGTCCCTAGCCCTGTAGCCTATGTCTTCCGAAAACCCCCTGATTGCCCTGCGCCGCGCCGCCGAAGCCGTGCGCCAGCAGCTGCAAGTCACTGATTTTGATGCCGCCGGCGTGCAGCGGCTCGATGCCTTTATCAACGAGCAGCGTGGCAGTGTGAAAGATGCTGAGCGCGAAGGTGTAATTTCGGCCCTGGGTTGCTTTCTGGGCCAGTGCCTGGTAAGCACCTACCAGGGCGAGTGGGCCCTGGGGCCCGACAAAAGCACCGGCGTCGGTATTGCCGATAAGCATTTTTTTAACCCCTTCTACCGCGTTTCGCAGCAGCTGGCTCATGGCCAAAAAGAGTCCGTTGCCGTATTCTTCGCGGGTGTACCTGAACGCTTGGCCGTAGTGCCCCGTCGTAAAAATTGGATTTAGTGAATTCTACCAGCCCCCAGCCCACCGACTTTGCCATGAGAAAAATCGTCATTGCCATCGACGGCTACTCTTCCTGCGGCAAGAGCACCACGGCCAAAGCCGTAGCGGCCGAGCTGGGCTACGCCTACATCGATACCGGAGCCATGTACCGGGCCGTGACGCTTTATTTGCTGGAGCGCAACATTGCCTTCGACGACTTGCCCCGCGTGGAGCAGGCCCTGCACGAGATTCACATTGCCTTCAAGCGCAACCGCAAGACCGGCCGCAACGAGCTCTGCCTCGACGGGGTGATTCGGGAGGATGAAATCCGGCAGATGCGCATTTCCAACTCCGTGAGCGAAGTATCGGTGATTCCGGCCGTGCGCCACACCCTGGTGGCCCAGCAGCAGCGTATGGGCCGCAAGCGCGGCGTGGTCATGGACGGGCGCGACATTGGTACCACCGTTTTCCCCGACGCCGAGGTCAAGATTTTTATGACCGCCGACGTGGAAACCCGGGCCCGCCGCCGGCAGGAAGAGCTGGCCCTGAAAAATGAGCACGTGGAGCTCGAAGATATTGTCGAAAACCTGCGCAAGCGTGACTACATTGACTCGACCCGCACCGAAAGCCCCCTGCGCCGCGCTTCCGACGCCGTGCTGCTCGACACGACCCACATGATGATCGACGAACAGGTCGATTTCGTGCTGGAGCGGGTGTCGGCGCGGCTGTTTGAGCGCAGCGTGCTGGCCCCGGCCGGCAATGAGGAACGGAATGCCGCCGGAGCTGGTCTATAAGAAATAAGGGCGCGAATGTTGTAGGCAGCGCCGCGTGTTTGTATTGAAGGAAGAGTCATGAACGTCACGATAGATAAAAATTCGGGGTATTGTTTCGGGGTTGAATTCGCCATTCAGATGGCCGAAGACGAGCTGGCGCACGAGCCGACCCTGTACTGCCTGGGCGATATTGTGCACAATCGCATGGAAGTGGAGCGCCTGCACCAGCAGGGCCTGCGCATCATCGAGCGGGAGCAGCTCCAGAACCTGCACGACTGCAAGGTGCTGATCCGGGCCCACGGCGAGCCGCCGGAAACCTACGAGCTGGCCTTGCGCAACAACCTGGAGCTTATTGACGCCTCCTGCCCGGTGGTGCTTAAGTTGCAAAACCGCGTGAAGCACGCCTTCGACAGCACCACCCGCCAAAACGGGCAGGTGGTTATTTATGGGCAGCCCGGGCACGCCGAGGTAACCGGCCTCAACGGGCAGACCGGCAACCAGTCCATCATCGTGATGACCGAGGCCGACCTCGACCAGATTGACTTTGCCCGGCCCGTGACCCTGTTTAGCCAGACGACCAAGAGCACCGCGGGCTTCTACCACATGAAGGAGCTCATCGAGCAGCGTATTGCCGCCGCCGGGGGCAGCCTGGAGTCGTTCGATGCCAATGACAGCATCTGCCGGCAGGTCAGCAACCGGGAGCCAGCCCTGCGCAAGTTTGCCGTCGACTACGACGTGGTACTGTTCGTCAGTGGCCGCAAAAGCTCCAACGGCAAGGCCCTGTTCAGCGTCGTGAACCAAACCAATTCGCGCAGCTACTTCATCGAAAACGAGCAGGAACTCAACGAAGCCTGGCTGCAGGGCGTGGGCAGCGTGGGTATCTGCGGGGCCACCAGCACCCCGATGTGGCTCATGCAGCGCGTGGCCGACCGGGTTACGCAGATTGCCGAAAGTCTGCCGGTGTAGAGCGGCTACGGTCGAGGTAAAAACCCGGAATTTCTACCCGCAAACTTCGTTACTTGCCCGGCCGGTTATGGCCGGGTATTTTTTTGCCTTTTTCGTGCTATGAGCAGGTTTTTCAATTACTTCCTGAACGGGTTTCTCATCGTGGCGCCCATCGGCCTGACGATTTACATCCTGTTTTCCATCTTCAGCTGGCTCGACCACACCTTCGACCTGAGCTGGGACGGGAGCCACATTCCGGGCCTGGGCCTGGTGCTGATCATCGGCATGATTACGGTCGTGGGCTTTATTGCCAAGTCGTTTATGGTGCGGCCGTTTCTGGTTATTGCCGAACGGGTGTTGCACCGCACCCCGCTGGTGAGCATCATTTACTCCAGCCTCAAGGACCTGTTCGACGCCTTCGTGGGCGACAACCAGAAGTTCAACCAGCCCGTGCTGGTGCTCATGAACAAGGCCACCCAGTGCTACAAAATGGGCTTTGTGACCCAAACCAGCATGACCGTCATTCACCGCGAGGCGCTGATGGCCGTGTACTTTCCGCACTCCTACAACTTCTCCGGGGAGCTGGTGCTGGTGCCCGCCGACAACGTGACCTACCTCGATTTGCCCAGCAGTGACGTCATGAAGTTCATCGTTTCGGGTGGCGTTTCCCGCCTGTAATTCGGGCAGCGTTGTTCAGGTAACAATCAGCGCGCCGCCGTCCGCAAGTAGCACTCAATAGTCAACAGTAGCCTGCCAAGCGCTGGTTTTGCCGTAGAACCTAACTGCTGATTGTTGCTTGTTGATTGATACCTGTTGACTGCTGGATGAAAACCACGCTGCATTTTCGGAAATATGGCACCGGGCCGCGGGTGGTGCTGGCGTTTCACGGCTACGGGCAGAACGAGGGCCACTGGCGCGGCATGACTGCCATGCTGGGCCCCGAGGTGACGCTCTACGCCTTCGACTTGTTTTACCACGGGCAGAGCAAGCTGGCCAAAGCCGATGCGCCCCTGCGCAAAAAACGCCTGGGCGAGCTGCTGGACCAATTTCTGGCCGAGCACGACATCAGCACGTTCGGGCTGCTGGCCTTCAGCATGGGCGCCAAGTTTGCCCTGACGGCCGTGGAGCAGTTCCCGGACCGGGTTGAAAAGCTCTGGCTGATTGCCCCGGACGGCATCAAAACCCAGTTCTGGTACGCGCTGGCCACTTATCCGCCCTGGATGCGGGGCATTCTGGGGCGGGCCGTGCTGCGGCCCGAGCGGCTGCTGCGCTTCATCAACACCCTGGCCCAGCGCCGCCTCGTCGATTCGGGGCTGGTGCGCTTTGCCGAGTGGCAGCTCGAAAGCCGCGAAAAGCGCCTGCGCGTATACCGCAGCTGGGTCGGGTTTCGCCACCTCGTGTTCGACACCCGCCGCCTGGCCTTTCTGCTGAATCAGCGGCCCACGCCCGTCACGTTTTTCCTGGGCAAGTACGACCGGGTAATTCCCCACGCCGGCCTGCAGGAATTCATTGCCTCCCTTAAAAATGCCCACACCGTGCTCCTCGAAGCCGGCCACGCCGGCCTGATCTACGACGTGGGCAGCTACCTGCGCCGCCACCCGGAGGAAGTGAAGTGGTAATGTGCTTAGGTGCTACTGTGGTTGAATGTGCTAATTTTTAATGTGGGTAGAATGTGCAGAATGTGCGAAATGTGCCAGTGCGAGGAGGCAGGACGAAGCCATCCGTGCTCTGCGCAGTACGAAGTGACCTTTTACCCAAAAGCTCTAACACCAGAGCGGACGTTAGGGCTTTTCACTTTAGAGGGTTAAGCACATTTCAGAGGACGGATGGCTTCGCAAGCTCGCAAGGACACGAGTATTCATTCCGCACATTCTACCCACATTCTGCACATTCTATCCACATTAAAAATTAGCACATTCAACCACAGTAGCACCTGAGCACATTAATCTCCTAGCTCCTGCTCGTAAAGGCGGGTGCTTTCCTCGTCGAAGGTGACGAAAACTACCTCTTTGGGCAGGTGGTGACTGGCTAGAAACTCCCGGACTTCGCGCACGGCAATGGCGGTGGCCTCGGGCTTGGGGTAGCCGTAGTCGCCGGTGCTGATGGCGGAAAAGGCGACGCTGTCGAGGCCGTGGTCGGCGGCTAGCAGCAGGCTCCGGCGGTAGCAGCGGGCCAGCAACTCGGGTTCCTGCTGCCGGCCGCCGTGCCAAATGGGGCCCACCGTGTGAATGACGTGTTGGGCGGGCAGCTGCCCGGCGTTGGTAATAACGGCTTCGCCGGTGGGCAGCCCGTCGGGGTAGTGCCGGGCCCGAATCTGGCGGCACTCCTCCACGATGGCCGGGCCACCGGCCTTGTGAATGGCCCCGTCGACACCGCCGCCGCCGAGGATGGTGGCATTGGCCGCATTGACGACGGCCGAAGTATCAAGCTTGGTAATGTCACCCTGGTAGAGCAGAATGCGGCCAAACGCCCGGGCCTGGGCGCGCCAATCGGCAGCAGAAGCGGAAGCAGCAGTAGGCATAGCGGAAAAGCAGGTTCGGTGGAAAAGCTGGTCCGGCGTTCTAAAAACACCCTAGCAGCC
Proteins encoded in this region:
- a CDS encoding alpha/beta fold hydrolase, giving the protein MKTTLHFRKYGTGPRVVLAFHGYGQNEGHWRGMTAMLGPEVTLYAFDLFYHGQSKLAKADAPLRKKRLGELLDQFLAEHDISTFGLLAFSMGAKFALTAVEQFPDRVEKLWLIAPDGIKTQFWYALATYPPWMRGILGRAVLRPERLLRFINTLAQRRLVDSGLVRFAEWQLESREKRLRVYRSWVGFRHLVFDTRRLAFLLNQRPTPVTFFLGKYDRVIPHAGLQEFIASLKNAHTVLLEAGHAGLIYDVGSYLRRHPEEVKW
- a CDS encoding 4-hydroxy-3-methylbut-2-enyl diphosphate reductase — translated: MNVTIDKNSGYCFGVEFAIQMAEDELAHEPTLYCLGDIVHNRMEVERLHQQGLRIIEREQLQNLHDCKVLIRAHGEPPETYELALRNNLELIDASCPVVLKLQNRVKHAFDSTTRQNGQVVIYGQPGHAEVTGLNGQTGNQSIIVMTEADLDQIDFARPVTLFSQTTKSTAGFYHMKELIEQRIAAAGGSLESFDANDSICRQVSNREPALRKFAVDYDVVLFVSGRKSSNGKALFSVVNQTNSRSYFIENEQELNEAWLQGVGSVGICGATSTPMWLMQRVADRVTQIAESLPV
- the cmk gene encoding (d)CMP kinase: MRKIVIAIDGYSSCGKSTTAKAVAAELGYAYIDTGAMYRAVTLYLLERNIAFDDLPRVEQALHEIHIAFKRNRKTGRNELCLDGVIREDEIRQMRISNSVSEVSVIPAVRHTLVAQQQRMGRKRGVVMDGRDIGTTVFPDAEVKIFMTADVETRARRRQEELALKNEHVELEDIVENLRKRDYIDSTRTESPLRRASDAVLLDTTHMMIDEQVDFVLERVSARLFERSVLAPAGNEERNAAGAGL
- a CDS encoding DUF502 domain-containing protein yields the protein MSRFFNYFLNGFLIVAPIGLTIYILFSIFSWLDHTFDLSWDGSHIPGLGLVLIIGMITVVGFIAKSFMVRPFLVIAERVLHRTPLVSIIYSSLKDLFDAFVGDNQKFNQPVLVLMNKATQCYKMGFVTQTSMTVIHREALMAVYFPHSYNFSGELVLVPADNVTYLDLPSSDVMKFIVSGGVSRL
- a CDS encoding response regulator, coding for MGKKLRNVVLVDDNETTSFLNNRLLSRLDVADKVYTFSRAEQAYDFLWGNGTDRASSMEPDAPQLVFVDLKMPGMDGFEFLEQYSQLPDEIKEKTVMAVLTTSMHSADTARVAKYEGVEYLAKPLTEEKMRKLLDKRFVTI
- a CDS encoding O-acetyl-ADP-ribose deacetylase: MPTAASASAADWRAQARAFGRILLYQGDITKLDTSAVVNAANATILGGGGVDGAIHKAGGPAIVEECRQIRARHYPDGLPTGEAVITNAGQLPAQHVIHTVGPIWHGGRQQEPELLARCYRRSLLLAADHGLDSVAFSAISTGDYGYPKPEATAIAVREVREFLASHHLPKEVVFVTFDEESTRLYEQELGD
- a CDS encoding erythromycin esterase family protein yields the protein MKKIRYAWLLSLWWCLAACSDKDEVGPGNLLSLPDTGISRLETTQDLDPILQQMGPARYALLGEASHGTAEFYTWRAALSKRLIQEKGFTMIAVEGDWPAIYELNRYVRGQSSAGSAVQSLQSLHRWPTWLWANQEVANLLEWVRTYNKTQPAARQVGFYGLDLYSMVQSLEQVRTDFSAADQATHEAVINALSCLEPYRSNEEAYGTATLRGVSCATEINAVLTAVRARRQALPATDEAGFSAEQNALLAVNAERYYRTAVQESAGSWNIRDQHMMETINRLMDFHGPAAKIIVWAHNTHVGDARYTDMAARGEVNVGQLTRQQHGAEGVFVVGSGTYQGTVVAAPFWGGATTIMPVPAAPQSSWEGALHAKEPRTKLVMLQGWRQDPALTERRGHRAIGVVYDPGQESGNYVPSDLPNRYDAFLFLDQTQALHPLPATGGRPSPEGAERVAQQHAAANF
- the ade gene encoding adenine deaminase, whose amino-acid sequence is MPADFSLRANVINLFSNTILPGTIHVSAGRVRAIALDSATGPDAALPYALPGFVDAHVHVESSLLVPAEFARLAVTHGTVATVSDPHEIGNVLGVAGVEYMLESGRSVPFKFCFGAPSCVPATPFETAGAEITAQDIEQLFQNPEIGYLAEMMNWPGVLHRDADVMEKIALAQRYGRPVDGHAPGLRGEDARRYAEAGISTDHECFTAEEALDKLGVGMKILIREGSAARNFEALIDLLPEHYENMMFCSDDKHPDTLVLGHINQLVQRAVARGQDVLKVLRVACLNPVLHYKLPVGLLREGDPADFIVVDNLQDFLVRQTYLDGVLVAENGETRIASVPVAVVNNFRAQPVTAQDFELRAPAPTATVRVIECFDGQLITARHDVAAKVENGLVAPDVAKDILKLTVVNRYQPAAPAVSFITGFGLKRGALASSVGHDSHNITAVGCDDASLARAVTLVMEAKGGLAAVSPDGEEILLPLPVAGLMSDQPGYHVAEAYAAVDALSKRLGSPLGAPFMTLSFMALLVIPSLKLSDKGLFDGEAFRFVEAVV